A portion of the Sphaerochaeta pleomorpha str. Grapes genome contains these proteins:
- a CDS encoding ABC transporter substrate-binding protein → MKKVLVFIMLALLVLSFANAQPMYEERLSNEPVKANIAVMAGPTGFSSVALSFNDGKINDSVVAEISVYPSPNEVIARLANGELDFACLPTNVAANMYNKGVKVKIAAVVGNGMLSVICSDGSVTDYTGLLGKTINVPDVGSTPDQLSKLLLMKAGLENGKDLVLDYSVASPAQISQMLIAGKISLAVMPQPFVSMVLAKNPKAKIVADIQDLYAQVSGMENYPMSVFVVTDKFAQNHPVATQSVLEAYKASVAWVNANPAEAGQAIEKIGIMKAALAAPAIPYCNLVYVPAKEAKAQVQAFFASLYAFSPASIGGSIPSDALYL, encoded by the coding sequence ATGAAAAAAGTTCTTGTTTTTATAATGCTTGCCTTGCTAGTACTGTCTTTTGCCAACGCCCAGCCAATGTACGAAGAGCGTCTCTCCAATGAACCTGTCAAAGCCAATATTGCAGTAATGGCCGGTCCTACCGGTTTCTCTTCGGTTGCCCTTTCTTTCAATGACGGAAAAATCAATGACTCGGTAGTTGCCGAGATTTCAGTCTATCCGTCTCCGAATGAAGTCATTGCCAGGCTCGCAAACGGTGAGCTTGACTTTGCCTGCCTTCCGACCAATGTTGCAGCCAATATGTACAACAAGGGTGTGAAGGTCAAGATTGCCGCGGTTGTCGGCAACGGCATGCTCAGTGTCATCTGTAGCGATGGATCAGTAACCGATTATACAGGGTTGCTGGGAAAGACTATAAATGTTCCCGATGTGGGGAGCACTCCCGACCAGCTTTCCAAGCTTTTGCTGATGAAAGCCGGTCTTGAGAACGGAAAGGACCTTGTCCTGGACTATTCTGTGGCTTCGCCGGCACAGATTTCCCAGATGCTGATTGCAGGGAAAATTTCCCTTGCAGTGATGCCTCAGCCCTTTGTCTCTATGGTTTTGGCCAAGAATCCGAAAGCAAAAATCGTAGCAGACATCCAAGACCTCTATGCACAGGTATCCGGTATGGAAAACTATCCCATGTCTGTATTTGTCGTGACTGACAAGTTTGCCCAGAATCATCCTGTTGCAACCCAGTCGGTTCTCGAGGCCTATAAGGCATCTGTTGCCTGGGTGAATGCTAATCCAGCGGAGGCCGGACAAGCCATTGAGAAAATCGGTATCATGAAGGCTGCCTTGGCCGCCCCTGCCATTCCGTATTGCAATCTTGTCTATGTTCCCGCAAAGGAAGCAAAGGCGCAGGTACAGGCATTCTTTGCATCACTCTATGCCTTTAGTCCAGCCTCTATCGGTGGTTCCATTCCCTCAGATGCCTTGTATCTGTAA
- a CDS encoding ABC transporter permease: MKVRTKRNLVVFGSSLLLIVIWQLGAMVLDSQILLPQVGPVGKALVALASSSPFALHVGLTVSRALESFFIIVISATFLGILAGGSPFFSLFVKPLIVVLKAVPVMSIILLAFIWFSSGTVPLFSAFLMGFPVMFVQIEQAFLHMDKNLEQMCDLYDFSTSLKIRHYVIPSLVPFFITGARTTLSMVWKVVIAAEVLTVPRYGVGGQMHLAQVQLDTEFVLSWTLVAILLTALGDLAFDGLVALAGKLKKQLDKRRLPCDL, encoded by the coding sequence ATGAAAGTTCGGACGAAGCGAAATCTGGTTGTCTTTGGCTCCTCTTTGTTGCTGATTGTGATTTGGCAATTGGGGGCTATGGTTCTTGATAGCCAGATTTTACTTCCCCAGGTAGGCCCTGTAGGGAAGGCTCTGGTTGCATTGGCTTCATCCTCTCCGTTTGCCTTGCATGTCGGTTTAACCGTATCCAGGGCATTGGAGAGTTTTTTTATCATAGTCATAAGTGCAACATTTTTAGGAATCCTTGCAGGGGGAAGCCCCTTCTTTTCCTTGTTTGTAAAGCCTCTGATCGTAGTGCTCAAAGCTGTACCGGTGATGAGTATCATCCTGCTGGCATTTATCTGGTTCAGTAGCGGGACGGTTCCTCTCTTTTCAGCCTTTCTGATGGGTTTTCCCGTCATGTTTGTGCAAATTGAGCAAGCCTTTCTCCACATGGATAAAAATCTTGAACAGATGTGTGACCTCTATGACTTCTCAACCTCTCTGAAAATTCGGCATTATGTAATCCCTTCTCTGGTTCCCTTCTTCATAACTGGGGCACGTACCACACTCTCTATGGTGTGGAAAGTGGTTATCGCAGCTGAAGTGCTGACTGTTCCCCGCTATGGCGTGGGTGGGCAAATGCATCTTGCCCAGGTACAGTTGGATACAGAGTTCGTACTCTCCTGGACTTTGGTTGCCATTTTACTGACAGCCTTGGGGGATTTGGCTTTTGATGGGCTTGTAGCACTTGCGGGGAAATTGAAAAAACAACTGGATAAGCGGAGATTGCCATGCGATTTGTAG
- a CDS encoding ABC transporter ATP-binding protein has product MRFVEVSKRFGDNIVFDQFSLAIQPKTIMAVVGPSGMGKTTLLQMASGLLVPDSGAVVKEEGESGSVSYLFQEPRLLPQGTVFSNVELSLHKAFPDKKERTDVAMHYLNLVGLHDFIAYYPRQLSGGMRQRVAIARSFAHPSAVILMDEPFQSLDIKLRYNLLDSFVSLWNESPRTTIFVTHDPKEAVLVGDSVCCLGNPKEPNLLFKIHIPREARNISDSELLGLESKLVKALVEA; this is encoded by the coding sequence ATGCGATTTGTAGAAGTCTCGAAGCGGTTTGGCGACAATATAGTGTTCGACCAGTTTTCGCTTGCTATTCAGCCAAAAACTATCATGGCAGTCGTTGGTCCTTCCGGAATGGGAAAAACAACCCTGTTGCAGATGGCTTCAGGGCTTCTCGTCCCTGACAGCGGGGCAGTGGTAAAGGAAGAAGGGGAATCGGGCTCTGTTAGCTATCTGTTCCAGGAACCACGTCTGTTGCCACAGGGAACCGTATTCTCCAATGTGGAACTTTCCCTGCATAAAGCGTTCCCTGACAAGAAGGAACGTACCGATGTTGCGATGCATTATTTGAATCTGGTAGGGTTGCATGACTTTATTGCCTATTATCCCAGGCAATTGTCCGGGGGTATGCGCCAGAGGGTGGCGATAGCCCGTTCCTTCGCCCATCCCTCTGCTGTAATACTGATGGATGAGCCTTTCCAGAGCCTTGATATCAAACTACGATACAATCTACTTGATTCGTTTGTTTCGCTTTGGAACGAGAGTCCTAGGACGACAATTTTTGTTACCCATGACCCGAAGGAAGCAGTATTAGTCGGTGATAGCGTCTGCTGTCTGGGAAATCCGAAAGAACCCAATCTCCTGTTCAAAATACATATTCCCCGCGAAGCGAGGAATATTAGTGATTCTGAATTGCTTGGCCTTGAATCCAAGCTTGTCAAAGCCCTGGTAGAAGCCTAG
- a CDS encoding desulfoferrodoxin family protein — protein MKEQEFYICKHCGNIVAKVEDHGPAISCCGEEMMLIKANTVDAAKEKHVPVVKVEGNKVTVNVGSVDHPMTKEHHIGWIYLQTEHGGQRKNPVIDGKPHAVFMVEADKPLAVFAYCNLHGLWEVKL, from the coding sequence ATGAAAGAACAAGAATTCTACATCTGCAAACATTGCGGTAACATTGTGGCCAAAGTAGAGGACCATGGTCCTGCTATTTCCTGCTGCGGCGAGGAAATGATGCTTATCAAGGCAAATACCGTTGATGCAGCCAAAGAAAAACATGTACCAGTTGTCAAAGTAGAAGGCAATAAGGTTACTGTCAATGTGGGTTCAGTTGATCATCCCATGACAAAAGAACACCATATCGGATGGATTTATCTCCAGACCGAGCACGGTGGACAAAGAAAGAACCCGGTTATCGATGGAAAACCACATGCTGTCTTTATGGTTGAAGCAGACAAGCCACTTGCAGTGTTTGCCTATTGCAACCTTCATGGCCTCTGGGAAGTAAAGCTCTAG